One window of the Lysobacter sp. S4-A87 genome contains the following:
- a CDS encoding FAD-dependent oxidoreductase, which yields MEQREDVLIVGAGVIGLACALALLETGRSVRVIDAGRIGGGSSHGNCGTITPSHAPPLAAPGVVLKALRWMLTPDAPLYVRPRFDPRLWSWLLRFALRCNERDWRASAVAKSAILNDSRARLAQWVEQYSLACEFAPSGEDYIFRTQDYFEHTLEEVGLLRELGVSVEIVDGRAYEAIEPALKPGLAGAIRFNGDAVLRPDRYVAELARVVRARGGTIVEDCAFVGAVAGQRGVRVTTAQGRLLAGDVVMALGAWSAKLADAIGAPALKRAMQPGKGYSITYSSPALVPKRPLVLRERQVCVTAWGSGYRLGSTMEFSGFDDSLNPRRLAALERGAGEYLHEPVGAQKQEQWFGWRPMSCDDVPIIGQVPGRDHIWLATGHGMMGVSMSSATGQLVADLIAGRDPAIDPAPFRIERFE from the coding sequence ATGGAACAACGCGAAGATGTACTGATCGTCGGCGCCGGCGTGATCGGCCTGGCCTGCGCCCTGGCCCTGCTCGAAACTGGCCGGAGTGTGCGTGTGATCGATGCCGGCCGCATCGGCGGCGGCAGCTCGCACGGCAATTGCGGCACGATCACGCCCAGCCATGCGCCGCCGCTGGCCGCGCCCGGCGTGGTGCTCAAGGCGCTGCGCTGGATGCTGACCCCGGATGCGCCGCTGTACGTGCGACCGCGCTTCGATCCGCGCCTGTGGTCGTGGCTGCTGCGCTTCGCCCTGCGCTGCAACGAGCGCGACTGGCGTGCCAGCGCGGTGGCCAAGTCGGCGATCCTCAACGACTCGCGCGCGCGGCTGGCGCAATGGGTCGAGCAGTATTCGCTGGCGTGCGAGTTCGCACCGTCCGGCGAGGACTACATCTTCCGCACCCAGGACTATTTCGAGCACACCCTCGAAGAGGTTGGCCTGCTACGCGAGCTGGGTGTTTCGGTCGAGATCGTCGACGGCCGCGCCTACGAGGCGATCGAGCCGGCGCTCAAGCCCGGCCTGGCCGGCGCGATCCGTTTCAACGGCGACGCGGTGCTGCGTCCGGACCGGTATGTCGCCGAGCTGGCGCGCGTGGTCCGCGCACGCGGCGGCACCATCGTCGAGGACTGTGCATTCGTCGGCGCCGTGGCTGGGCAGCGCGGCGTGCGCGTGACCACCGCGCAGGGCCGTCTGCTGGCGGGCGACGTGGTCATGGCGCTGGGTGCGTGGTCGGCGAAACTGGCCGATGCCATCGGTGCGCCAGCACTGAAGCGGGCCATGCAACCGGGCAAGGGTTACTCGATCACCTATTCATCGCCGGCCCTGGTGCCGAAGCGGCCACTCGTGCTGCGCGAGCGCCAGGTCTGCGTGACGGCGTGGGGCAGCGGCTATCGCCTCGGCAGTACCATGGAATTCAGCGGCTTCGACGACAGCCTCAATCCGCGCCGCCTGGCCGCGCTGGAGCGCGGCGCGGGCGAGTACCTGCATGAACCGGTCGGCGCGCAGAAGCAGGAACAGTGGTTCGGCTGGCGCCCGATGAGCTGCGACGACGTCCCGATCATCGGCCAGGTGCCAGGTCGTGATCACATCTGGTTGGCGACCGGTCACGGCATGATGGGCGTCAGCATGAGCTCGGCGACCGGCCAGCTGGTCGCCGACCTGATCGCCGGGCGTGATCCGGCGATCGATCCTGCGCCCTTCCGCATCGAGCGATTCGAATGA
- a CDS encoding serine hydrolase domain-containing protein has translation MPAAPSDTSALAADALALPPPRVVDAADLSAYVDGVVEGYMRRLGIAGVTVAVVDQQGPLLLRGYGMAGQSPHRDVDPARTLFRVGSVSKTFTYLEALKLIDAGKLSLDAPVNDYLPADLHLPDDGYPPVLVRHLLTHSAGYEDIALGHLFASTPENSLTLHDYLLNHRPARVRPPGTHAVYSNYSLALLGAVLARVNDVSFETLAERDLFEPMGMQLTTFREPLGQGDPRNADARFQGLWSQGFKREGGGYSSEPFEYIAQIAPAGSVSSNAADMARYLTMLVNRGELDGRRIVPAEAFARLEGEPLFRNAPDATGFAYGFFRKRYGQVQSLEHGGATMYFHSNLVAVPELGFGVFVSTNTDNGVRLAAELPQLLLQRYFPRARDAALPAPPKDFAERGQAYAGKYLGERRPFLGFEKLLLASDATVAVTDDGYLTLTSGGESSRWVEEKPNVFRALQGPGRLAFLVGQDGAVTGFVSPGGHDVYDRAGTLDDSQLLIAMIVLAALTALAIITGAWMRRWKRRNGETMGAIRSAQWLYVAAAAWLVLAVLLAVAAFGIVQGGNGLMFSYPGVPLRLALWWALPVMLLTLVCIVQLWPAWRARTWGFWRKLRHTSAVAIFAFAAVLMWSWNMVGWKL, from the coding sequence TTGCCTGCGGCTCCCTCCGATACGTCAGCCCTGGCCGCCGATGCACTCGCGCTGCCACCGCCGCGCGTGGTCGATGCCGCCGACCTGTCGGCCTACGTCGATGGTGTGGTCGAAGGCTACATGCGCCGGCTCGGCATCGCCGGCGTCACCGTTGCCGTGGTTGACCAGCAGGGTCCGCTGCTGCTGCGCGGCTACGGCATGGCCGGGCAGTCGCCGCATCGCGATGTCGATCCTGCGCGCACGCTGTTCCGCGTCGGCTCGGTGTCCAAGACCTTCACCTACCTGGAAGCGCTCAAGCTCATCGATGCCGGCAAGCTGTCGCTCGATGCTCCGGTAAACGACTACCTTCCGGCCGACCTGCACCTTCCCGACGACGGCTATCCGCCGGTGCTGGTCCGACACCTGCTCACCCACAGCGCCGGCTACGAGGACATTGCCCTCGGTCACCTGTTCGCCAGTACGCCCGAAAACTCGCTGACCCTGCACGACTACCTGCTCAACCACCGTCCGGCCCGGGTGCGACCGCCGGGCACGCATGCGGTCTACTCGAACTACTCGCTGGCGCTGCTCGGTGCGGTGCTGGCCCGGGTCAACGACGTCTCCTTCGAAACGCTGGCCGAACGCGACCTGTTCGAGCCGATGGGCATGCAGCTGACCACCTTCCGCGAGCCACTCGGCCAGGGCGACCCGCGCAACGCCGATGCCCGTTTCCAGGGGCTGTGGTCGCAGGGCTTCAAGCGCGAAGGCGGCGGCTACAGCAGTGAGCCGTTCGAATACATCGCGCAGATCGCGCCGGCCGGCAGCGTATCGAGCAATGCCGCCGACATGGCGCGCTACCTGACCATGCTGGTCAACCGCGGCGAACTCGACGGCCGTCGCATCGTCCCGGCTGAGGCATTCGCGCGCCTGGAAGGCGAACCGCTGTTCCGCAATGCGCCCGACGCCACCGGCTTCGCCTATGGCTTCTTCCGCAAGCGCTACGGCCAGGTGCAGAGCCTGGAGCACGGCGGCGCGACGATGTACTTCCATTCCAACCTGGTCGCGGTGCCGGAACTGGGTTTCGGTGTGTTCGTCTCGACCAACACCGACAACGGCGTGCGCCTTGCCGCGGAACTGCCGCAGCTGCTGCTGCAGCGCTACTTCCCGCGTGCCCGTGACGCCGCGCTGCCGGCGCCGCCAAAAGACTTCGCCGAGCGCGGCCAGGCCTACGCCGGCAAGTACCTGGGCGAGCGCCGGCCGTTCCTCGGCTTCGAGAAGCTGCTGCTGGCCAGCGACGCCACCGTCGCCGTCACCGACGATGGCTACCTGACCCTGACCAGCGGCGGCGAAAGCTCGCGCTGGGTCGAGGAGAAGCCGAATGTGTTCCGCGCCCTGCAGGGGCCGGGACGGCTGGCCTTTCTCGTCGGCCAGGACGGTGCGGTCACCGGCTTCGTCAGCCCCGGCGGCCATGACGTCTACGACCGCGCCGGCACCCTCGACGATTCGCAACTGCTGATCGCGATGATCGTGCTGGCGGCGCTGACCGCGCTGGCCATCATCACCGGTGCCTGGATGCGGCGCTGGAAGCGGCGCAACGGCGAGACGATGGGCGCCATTCGCAGTGCGCAATGGCTGTATGTCGCAGCGGCGGCGTGGCTGGTGCTGGCGGTGCTGCTGGCGGTGGCTGCCTTCGGCATCGTCCAGGGCGGCAATGGCCTGATGTTCAGCTACCCGGGCGTGCCGTTGCGACTGGCCCTGTGGTGGGCGCTGCCGGTGATGCTGCTGACGCTGGTGTGCATCGTCCAGCTGTGGCCGGCATGGCGCGCGCGCACCTGGGGCTTCTGGCGCAAGCTGCGGCACACCAGCGCGGTGGCGATCTTCGCCTTCGCCGCCGTGCTGATGTGGTCCTGGAACATGGTGGGCTGGAAACTCTGA
- a CDS encoding crosslink repair DNA glycosylase YcaQ family protein: MTGAAAALAPAQARALHLAAQGLATRPRRRAGKADLLAAIARMQLLQIDTIHVVARSPYLVLFSRVGAYPAQWLEELLAQRDIFETWAHEACFAPSADYTLLRSAIDHRAHHWAIRNARHRQAEHGADIALLLAHVRERGAVKAADFEREAGSGSGGGWWQWKDEKLWLETAFALGDLMVSRRENFHRVYDLAERVIGQVQPDWDNAVVATDLARRELLLKSVRALGIAQARWIADYYRLRPRLRDSDLDGLVEEGALLRVEVKGWQAPGYVHRDLAPQLAMASAGRLRATHATLLSPFDPVVWDRERASEFFGFDYTLECYTPEPKRRYGYFVLPILVGGRLVGRLDAKAHRREGVFEVKALYLEDGIAADDSLAQSVARAIDDCARWHATPRVALGRCRPASFARMLRAQLAAMR, from the coding sequence GTGACCGGCGCCGCTGCGGCGCTGGCGCCGGCACAGGCGCGCGCGCTGCACCTGGCCGCGCAGGGCCTGGCCACGCGTCCGCGCCGGCGCGCCGGCAAGGCCGACCTGCTCGCGGCCATTGCGCGCATGCAACTGCTGCAGATCGACACCATCCACGTCGTGGCACGCAGCCCGTACCTGGTGCTGTTCTCGCGCGTGGGTGCCTACCCGGCGCAGTGGCTGGAGGAGCTGCTGGCGCAGCGTGACATCTTCGAGACCTGGGCCCACGAGGCCTGCTTCGCGCCATCGGCTGACTACACGTTGCTGCGCAGCGCGATCGATCACCGCGCCCATCACTGGGCCATCCGCAATGCCCGCCACCGGCAAGCCGAGCACGGCGCGGACATCGCACTGCTGCTCGCGCACGTGCGTGAGCGCGGCGCGGTCAAGGCGGCCGATTTCGAGCGGGAAGCCGGCAGCGGCAGCGGTGGCGGCTGGTGGCAGTGGAAGGACGAGAAGCTGTGGCTGGAAACCGCGTTCGCCCTGGGTGATCTGATGGTGAGCCGGCGCGAGAACTTCCACCGCGTCTACGACCTCGCCGAACGCGTGATCGGCCAGGTGCAACCGGACTGGGACAACGCCGTGGTGGCCACCGACCTGGCCCGGCGCGAGCTGCTGCTCAAGTCGGTGCGCGCACTCGGCATCGCCCAGGCCCGCTGGATTGCCGACTACTACCGCCTGCGTCCGCGCCTGCGCGACAGCGACCTCGACGGACTGGTCGAAGAGGGCGCCTTGCTGCGGGTGGAGGTCAAGGGCTGGCAGGCTCCGGGCTACGTGCATCGCGACCTGGCGCCGCAGCTGGCGATGGCCAGCGCCGGTCGCTTGCGCGCCACCCATGCCACGCTGCTGTCGCCGTTCGATCCGGTGGTCTGGGATCGCGAGCGCGCCAGCGAGTTCTTCGGCTTCGACTACACGCTGGAGTGCTACACACCGGAACCGAAGCGCCGCTACGGCTACTTCGTGCTGCCGATCCTGGTTGGCGGCCGCCTGGTCGGCCGCCTCGACGCCAAGGCGCACCGGCGCGAGGGCGTGTTCGAGGTCAAGGCGCTTTACCTGGAAGACGGCATCGCCGCCGACGATTCGCTGGCGCAGTCCGTGGCCCGTGCCATCGACGACTGCGCGCGCTGGCACGCGACTCCGCGGGTGGCGCTGGGGCGTTGTCGCCCGGCTTCGTTCGCGCGGATGCTCAGGGCGCAGCTGGCCGCGATGCGCTGA
- a CDS encoding D-aminoacylase — protein sequence MLRASVIAGSIALSLALAGCSGSAPPDVPRYDLLIRHGQVFDGSGAPARRVDVAVRGDRVVALLAPGTSAQAKQELDAHGQAVTPGFINVLSWATESLIADGRGQADTRQGVTLEIFGEGWSMGPLTPAMKTEAIKQQGDIRYPIEWTTLGQYLEYLEHRGITPNVASFVGAATVRIHELGEADVQPDAQQLARMQDQVRQAMREGALGVGSSLIYPPGFYARTDELIALTQAAAETGGGYVAHMRSEANGMLEALDETIAIGRASGQHVEVYHLKAAGQGNWPKMAEAISRIDGARGQGVDIAANMYAYTAGATGLSASLPPWVQDGGHDAMIRRLKDPATRARVIAEMKRSDGKWENLRLQAGSPERVQFIGFKSDKLKPLTGLTLAEVAKRRGTPAEDTVVDLIVEDDSRVDTAYFLMSEDNVELGLRQPWVSLGSDAESSAPEGVFLKSSTHPRAYGNFARFLGHYVREQKLMPLEQAVFRLTGLPARNWKLKDRGCLAVGCYADIAVFDPATIRDHATFAKPQQYATGVSDVFVNGVQVLRAGEHTGAKPGRVVRGPGWQGAAQGRP from the coding sequence ATGCTGCGTGCGTCCGTGATTGCCGGTTCGATTGCGCTTTCCCTCGCCCTGGCTGGGTGCAGCGGGTCGGCGCCGCCGGATGTTCCCCGCTATGACCTGCTGATCCGCCACGGCCAGGTCTTCGACGGCAGCGGTGCGCCGGCCAGGCGGGTCGATGTCGCCGTGCGCGGTGACCGCGTCGTTGCGCTCCTTGCGCCCGGCACGTCCGCGCAGGCCAAGCAGGAACTCGACGCGCACGGCCAGGCCGTCACGCCGGGCTTCATCAACGTGCTCAGCTGGGCCACCGAATCGCTGATCGCCGACGGCCGCGGCCAGGCCGATACGCGCCAGGGCGTGACCCTGGAAATCTTCGGCGAAGGCTGGTCGATGGGACCGCTGACGCCGGCGATGAAGACCGAGGCCATCAAGCAGCAGGGCGACATCCGCTATCCGATCGAGTGGACGACGCTCGGCCAGTACCTCGAGTACCTCGAGCATCGCGGCATCACGCCGAACGTCGCCTCCTTCGTCGGTGCCGCCACGGTGCGCATCCACGAACTGGGCGAGGCCGATGTCCAGCCCGACGCGCAGCAACTGGCGCGGATGCAGGACCAGGTGCGCCAGGCGATGCGCGAAGGTGCACTCGGCGTTGGCAGCTCGCTGATCTATCCGCCGGGGTTCTATGCGCGCACCGACGAGCTGATCGCGCTGACGCAGGCGGCCGCCGAAACCGGCGGCGGCTACGTCGCGCACATGCGCAGCGAGGCCAACGGCATGCTCGAGGCCCTCGACGAGACAATCGCGATCGGTCGCGCCAGCGGCCAGCACGTCGAGGTCTACCACCTCAAGGCGGCCGGGCAGGGCAACTGGCCGAAGATGGCCGAGGCCATCTCCAGGATCGACGGCGCGCGCGGGCAGGGCGTCGACATCGCCGCCAACATGTACGCCTACACCGCCGGTGCCACCGGCCTGAGCGCGAGCCTGCCGCCGTGGGTGCAGGACGGTGGCCATGACGCGATGATCCGTCGCCTGAAGGATCCCGCCACGCGCGCCCGCGTCATCGCCGAGATGAAACGCAGCGACGGCAAGTGGGAAAACCTGCGCCTGCAGGCCGGCTCGCCCGAACGCGTGCAGTTCATCGGATTCAAGAGCGACAAGCTCAAGCCGCTCACCGGCCTGACCCTGGCGGAAGTCGCCAAGCGTCGTGGCACACCGGCCGAGGACACGGTGGTCGATCTGATCGTCGAGGACGACTCGCGGGTGGACACCGCCTACTTCCTGATGAGCGAGGACAACGTCGAACTGGGCCTGCGCCAGCCGTGGGTAAGCCTGGGCTCGGACGCCGAGTCGTCGGCGCCGGAAGGCGTGTTCCTCAAGTCCAGCACGCACCCGCGCGCCTACGGCAACTTCGCCCGCTTCCTCGGCCACTACGTGCGCGAGCAGAAGCTGATGCCGCTGGAGCAGGCAGTCTTCCGCCTGACCGGCCTGCCTGCGCGCAACTGGAAACTGAAGGACCGCGGTTGCCTCGCCGTCGGCTGCTACGCCGACATCGCCGTGTTCGATCCGGCGACGATCCGCGACCACGCCACGTTCGCCAAGCCGCAGCAGTACGCGACCGGGGTCAGCGATGTGTTCGTCAACGGCGTGCAGGTGCTGCGCGCCGGCGAACACACCGGTGCCAAGCCGGGACGCGTGGTGCGCGGGCCGGGCTGGCAGGGCGCCGCACAGGGACGTCCATGA
- a CDS encoding DUF418 domain-containing protein, with protein sequence MTEAAPLAPVAARQRLHALDVLRGIALLGIALMNVEYFGRPLADVGNGVDPSQTGLDHALSWLIYVFVQGKFWILFSLLFGMGFAVMGARTQAAGGGFTRLYVRRSLGLLVIGLVHALAIWAGDILVTYAIGALLLLLFRDASPRRQGQWGALLYGAPVLGLLMMAAVMLALQSSGLSSGDHVDLAQEAREQAARAAEIAAYSDGTWWQATVVRARYLLTHIPEMLVFECFAVGIFLIGAWLLRSGAIAQPSDHAALYRRLRHLALPVGVVLALLSAAVTVHLDWKEQGARAMLAMALMLAASPLLSLGYLALVVAALQTAFGARLLAPLAPLGRMALSNYLLQSLVGTWLFYGHGLGLWGSVPRRWQVAGVVAVFVLQVLLSRIWLAHFRHGPVEWLWRAWTYRQVPPMRAR encoded by the coding sequence ATGACCGAAGCGGCACCGCTGGCGCCGGTTGCAGCGCGCCAACGCCTGCACGCGCTGGACGTCCTGCGCGGCATTGCCCTGCTGGGCATCGCGCTGATGAATGTCGAGTACTTCGGCCGGCCGCTGGCCGATGTCGGCAACGGCGTCGATCCGTCGCAGACCGGGCTCGACCACGCACTGTCGTGGCTGATCTACGTGTTCGTGCAGGGCAAGTTCTGGATCCTGTTCTCTCTGCTGTTCGGCATGGGTTTCGCGGTGATGGGCGCGCGTACGCAGGCAGCGGGCGGCGGGTTCACCCGCCTGTACGTGCGCCGCAGCCTCGGCCTGCTGGTGATCGGTCTGGTGCATGCGCTGGCGATCTGGGCCGGTGACATCCTGGTCACCTACGCCATCGGCGCCCTGCTGTTGTTGCTGTTCCGCGATGCGTCGCCACGGCGGCAGGGCCAATGGGGTGCACTTCTGTACGGTGCGCCGGTGCTGGGGCTGCTGATGATGGCCGCGGTCATGCTCGCGCTGCAGTCGTCCGGACTGTCGTCCGGCGACCACGTCGATCTGGCGCAGGAGGCCCGTGAGCAGGCCGCGCGCGCGGCGGAGATCGCCGCCTATTCCGACGGCACCTGGTGGCAGGCGACCGTGGTCCGTGCGCGTTACCTGCTGACCCACATCCCGGAAATGCTGGTGTTCGAGTGCTTCGCCGTCGGCATCTTCCTGATCGGCGCCTGGTTGCTGCGCAGCGGCGCGATCGCGCAACCGTCGGATCATGCCGCGCTGTACCGGCGCCTGCGCCACCTTGCGCTGCCGGTCGGCGTGGTGCTGGCGCTGCTCAGTGCCGCGGTGACCGTGCACCTGGACTGGAAGGAGCAGGGTGCGCGCGCGATGCTGGCGATGGCCCTGATGCTGGCCGCCAGTCCGCTGCTCAGCCTGGGCTACCTGGCCCTGGTCGTCGCTGCGCTGCAGACGGCGTTCGGCGCGCGCCTGCTGGCCCCGCTCGCGCCGCTGGGGCGGATGGCGCTGAGTAACTATCTGCTGCAGTCCCTGGTCGGTACCTGGCTGTTCTATGGTCATGGACTGGGCCTGTGGGGCTCTGTGCCGCGGCGCTGGCAGGTTGCCGGCGTGGTCGCGGTGTTCGTCCTGCAGGTGCTGCTCAGCCGGATCTGGCTGGCGCACTTCCGCCACGGGCCGGTGGAATGGCTGTGGCGAGCGTGGACCTACCGGCAGGTTCCGCCGATGCGGGCGCGCTGA
- the hutG gene encoding N-formylglutamate deformylase, translating into MNDDIYTLHRGTAPLLVSLPHDGSHIPQELAARMTERARVAPDTDWHVSILYDFARELGASIIVPRHSRYVVDLNRPSDDTSLYPGQNTTGLCPAVQFSGEPVYREGQAPPPAEVAQRVDTYWRPYHEALRAELDRIHGQHGSVVLWEGHSIRGSDLPFLFEGRLPDLNLGTSAGASCAPALQHRLESVLASQDEYDFVVNGRFKGGYITRHYGEPARGIDAVQMEISQRNYMDEDSFAYDAGKAAHLRKLLTSLLQATLKP; encoded by the coding sequence ATGAACGACGACATCTACACCCTGCATCGCGGCACCGCGCCGCTGCTGGTCAGCCTGCCGCACGACGGCAGCCACATCCCGCAGGAGCTGGCGGCGCGCATGACCGAACGCGCGCGCGTGGCACCCGATACCGACTGGCACGTGTCGATCCTCTACGACTTCGCCCGCGAGCTTGGCGCGTCGATCATCGTTCCACGCCATTCGCGCTACGTCGTCGACCTCAACCGTCCGTCCGACGACACCTCGCTGTACCCCGGCCAGAACACCACCGGTCTGTGCCCGGCCGTGCAGTTCAGTGGCGAACCGGTGTACCGGGAAGGGCAGGCGCCGCCGCCTGCCGAAGTCGCCCAGCGCGTGGACACCTATTGGCGCCCGTACCACGAAGCACTGCGTGCCGAGCTCGACCGCATCCACGGCCAGCACGGCAGCGTGGTGCTGTGGGAGGGGCATTCGATCCGCGGCAGCGATCTGCCGTTCCTGTTCGAGGGCCGGTTGCCGGACCTCAACCTGGGCACGTCCGCCGGCGCCAGTTGCGCCCCGGCGCTGCAGCACCGGCTCGAATCGGTGCTGGCCTCGCAGGACGAATACGACTTCGTGGTCAACGGCCGCTTCAAGGGCGGCTACATCACTCGCCACTACGGCGAGCCGGCGCGCGGTATCGACGCCGTGCAGATGGAGATCAGCCAGCGCAACTACATGGACGAGGACAGCTTCGCCTACGACGCCGGCAAGGCCGCGCACCTGCGCAAGCTGCTGACGTCCCTGTTGCAGGCCACGCTGAAGCCATGA
- the gorA gene encoding glutathione-disulfide reductase codes for MNTRPATSEFDLIVIGGGSGGLAGAFRAAEHGARVALLEPHLLGGTCVNVGCVPKKAMWLAAEMASRLKLAPTLGLPVQPAPLNWPEFIVHRERYIEGIHASYRRRLDAAGIVLAPMRAHLVDACTVECENGTRLRARHLLIATGGRPERPDIPGAHLGGVSDDFFQWRAAPERVAIIGGGYIAVELAGVLQALGSRVEMYVRGPHLLREFDHEVVEQLTEDYRQSGVRLHFDQRLVAVEQDSGGVRLRGADGSASDRFDALLFATGRRPNSERLGLEVVGVATDADGCIAVNERHETSVEGVYAVGDITANAQLTPVAIAAARRLMDRVFAGSQDVLDQRDIPTVVFSHPPFGQVGLTEAQARAEHGADAVHVYRAAFRPMLYALADVPQRSLFKLVCVGEERRVVGIHLMGEAADEMLQGFAVALKRGITLQDLRDTVAIHPTSAEEVVLMR; via the coding sequence ATGAACACCCGGCCTGCCACCAGCGAATTCGACCTCATCGTGATCGGGGGCGGATCCGGTGGACTGGCAGGCGCCTTCCGCGCCGCCGAACATGGTGCGCGCGTGGCCCTGCTCGAGCCGCATCTGCTGGGCGGCACCTGCGTCAATGTCGGCTGCGTGCCGAAGAAGGCGATGTGGCTGGCCGCGGAAATGGCGTCCAGGCTCAAGCTCGCGCCGACGCTCGGCCTGCCGGTGCAACCTGCACCGCTGAACTGGCCGGAGTTCATCGTCCACCGCGAGCGCTACATCGAAGGCATCCACGCCAGCTACCGGCGCCGCCTGGACGCGGCGGGCATCGTGCTCGCGCCGATGCGCGCGCACCTGGTCGACGCGTGCACGGTCGAATGCGAGAACGGCACGCGCCTGCGTGCCCGCCACCTGCTGATCGCTACCGGCGGGCGCCCGGAGCGGCCGGACATTCCCGGCGCCCACCTGGGCGGCGTGTCCGATGATTTCTTCCAGTGGCGCGCCGCGCCCGAGCGCGTGGCAATCATCGGCGGCGGCTACATCGCGGTGGAACTGGCCGGCGTCCTGCAGGCGCTGGGCAGCCGGGTCGAGATGTACGTGCGCGGTCCGCATCTGCTCAGGGAGTTCGATCATGAAGTGGTCGAACAACTGACCGAGGACTATCGCCAGTCCGGCGTGCGCCTGCATTTCGACCAGCGCCTGGTTGCGGTCGAGCAGGACAGCGGCGGTGTACGCCTGCGTGGTGCCGATGGCAGTGCCAGCGATCGCTTCGATGCATTGCTGTTTGCCACCGGGCGCCGCCCCAACAGCGAGCGCCTGGGCCTGGAGGTCGTGGGTGTCGCCACCGATGCCGATGGTTGCATCGCGGTCAACGAGCGCCATGAAACCAGCGTCGAGGGCGTGTACGCCGTCGGCGACATCACTGCCAACGCACAGTTGACGCCGGTTGCCATCGCCGCCGCGCGTCGCCTGATGGACCGCGTCTTTGCCGGCAGCCAGGACGTCCTCGACCAGCGCGACATCCCGACCGTGGTGTTCTCGCATCCGCCGTTTGGCCAGGTCGGGTTGACCGAGGCCCAGGCCCGCGCCGAGCACGGTGCCGACGCGGTGCATGTCTATCGCGCCGCGTTCCGGCCGATGCTGTACGCGCTCGCCGACGTGCCGCAGCGCAGCCTGTTCAAGCTGGTCTGCGTGGGCGAAGAGCGCCGCGTGGTCGGCATCCACCTGATGGGCGAGGCCGCCGACGAGATGCTGCAGGGCTTCGCCGTCGCCCTCAAGCGCGGCATCACCCTGCAGGACCTGCGCGACACCGTGGCCATCCACCCGACCAGCGCCGAAGAAGTGGTGCTGATGCGCTGA